TTGAACAATCCCAGGAGGAACAAAAATAGAACTGTCTAAGCAAAGACAATTAAACTATTTGACCTGTGGAAGGCATATCCTTTCTTCTTTGAGTTTTAAACTGAGAAAGTCCCTTGGAATTCTAACAGATTTTGTCTCAGATACAGGCTAACAAGAATGAACAGGAGGACTACAATacaaaactttcactacagaacgCTGTACACACCTGTTGTCAAAACCCTTCCCTCAAAACCCCCTTAACCATGGTGTCTATTTGCTTGCTTGTTGAGCTTGTCTGCGGAGAAGGACATAGATCTTCTCCTTTATCCAGTCTTTATTGTATGGCTGGTATGTCTGAGTATCAGCACGATAAACAAGGCAGCTGAGGTCAGCCAAGTCATCAATGAAATCAAATAACTGGCTAATATCATATGTAATTGAAGGGCTGTTAGGATTCATTCTCTTCAGATGCTCTTCATACATTTTACAGACTCCTTCCATGCATTAATTCACAGATTCATAATCAGCATAAGTCCTGCCTTCTGGTCGTTTGGTAGGTTGAACAAGCAAAATTGTGTGAGACATGGCGACTTG
Above is a window of Lacerta agilis isolate rLacAgi1 chromosome 3, rLacAgi1.pri, whole genome shotgun sequence DNA encoding:
- the LOC117043751 gene encoding LOW QUALITY PROTEIN: enhancer of rudimentary homolog (The sequence of the model RefSeq protein was modified relative to this genomic sequence to represent the inferred CDS: substituted 1 base at 1 genomic stop codon) produces the protein MSHTILLVQPTKRPEGRTYADYESVNXCMEGVCKMYEEHLKRMNPNSPSITYDISQLFDFIDDLADLSCLVYRADTQTYQPYNKDWIKEKIYVLLRRQAQQASK